One part of the Thermoanaerobacterium sp. CMT5567-10 genome encodes these proteins:
- a CDS encoding GntR family transcriptional regulator: MALELLENNTYESKKDYIYRMIRKNIIDINLKPGEVISENDIANAFETSRTPIREAFTRLANEELIEIYPQKGTFVSLIDIKRAQEAKFMRVNLEREIVKQACREFPDDILFQLEANINQQEFCVMKENYITIFDLDNEMHELIYRGCKMDRIWSAIRFISGDYDRIRTLRLSSDTDWNAIIDDHKQLIESIKDKDEERGLKIISDHLTMIDRDVILLKEKYSEYFKQ; this comes from the coding sequence ATGGCATTGGAACTTTTAGAAAACAATACGTACGAGTCTAAAAAAGACTACATCTACAGGATGATCAGAAAGAACATAATCGACATCAATTTAAAGCCTGGCGAAGTTATATCTGAAAATGATATAGCTAATGCCTTTGAAACCAGTAGGACGCCTATTAGAGAAGCATTTACGAGGCTGGCAAATGAAGAACTGATTGAAATCTACCCACAAAAAGGCACGTTTGTTTCTTTGATAGATATAAAGCGTGCTCAAGAAGCAAAATTCATGAGGGTAAATCTTGAGAGAGAAATCGTAAAGCAGGCTTGCAGGGAATTTCCAGATGACATCTTATTTCAGCTTGAAGCGAATATAAACCAGCAAGAATTCTGTGTCATGAAAGAAAATTATATAACCATATTTGATCTGGACAACGAGATGCATGAGCTTATATACAGGGGATGCAAAATGGATAGGATATGGTCGGCCATAAGGTTTATAAGCGGTGATTATGACAGAATAAGGACTTTAAGATTGTCGTCTGATACTGACTGGAATGCAATAATTGATGATCACAAGCAGCTTATCGAATCGATAAAAGACAAGGATGAGGAAAGAGGACTAAAAATAATCAGTGATCACTTAACAATGATAGATAGAGATGTAATTCTTCTCAAAGAAAAGTACTCAGAATATTTCAAACAATAA
- the asrB gene encoding anaerobic sulfite reductase subunit AsrB, translating to MNNIFMPKPYKILEIVHETNLEYTFRVEVDVKAEHGQFFQISIPKIGEAPISISAMGDNWMEFTIRKVGKVTNEIFNLSPGDKIFMRGPYGNSFPVDKYKGKDLVIIAGGTGVSPVRSLLKYFYDNSEEIKSLYFIAGFKDENSVLFKEDLNNFKTKFNTIYTLDKKKVDGFEVGLVTEHISKIPFDSFDDYNVIVVGPPVMMHFTALELLKNGVPEDKIWVSFERKMSCGVGKCGHCKINETYVCLEGPVFNYTKAKDLLD from the coding sequence ATGAATAATATTTTCATGCCTAAGCCATATAAGATACTTGAAATAGTTCATGAGACGAATTTGGAATACACATTTAGAGTTGAAGTTGATGTAAAAGCAGAACATGGGCAGTTCTTTCAAATTTCCATTCCAAAGATAGGTGAAGCACCTATATCGATAAGCGCTATGGGTGACAATTGGATGGAATTTACTATAAGAAAAGTTGGAAAAGTAACAAATGAGATATTTAACTTATCTCCTGGCGATAAGATATTCATGAGAGGACCTTATGGTAATTCATTCCCAGTTGACAAATATAAAGGGAAAGATCTAGTCATTATAGCTGGTGGTACAGGTGTATCGCCTGTTAGAAGCTTACTTAAGTATTTTTATGATAATTCGGAAGAAATAAAATCACTATACTTTATAGCAGGTTTTAAAGATGAAAATAGCGTCTTGTTTAAAGAAGATTTAAATAATTTTAAGACAAAATTTAACACCATATATACTCTTGATAAGAAAAAAGTCGATGGATTTGAAGTTGGCTTGGTGACAGAGCATATAAGTAAAATACCATTTGATAGCTTTGATGATTACAATGTCATTGTCGTTGGTCCGCCAGTGATGATGCATTTTACAGCATTAGAATTATTGAAAAATGGGGTACCAGAAGATAAAATTTGGGTTTCCTTTGAGAGAAAGATGTCTTGCGGAGTTGGAAAATGCGGTCACTGCAAGATAAACGAGACGTATGTTTGCCTCGAAGGTCCTGTGTTTAATTACACAAAAGCAAAGGATTTACTTGATTAA
- a CDS encoding 2-hydroxyacyl-CoA dehydratase subunit D — MDLVDTYARWIKKNVDNPEMVRKLIILGLKAEHAYFSLFRDKQVPRSFNYLNKIGVEFILNPLIYRDQSAWVNLFAPTEILHAMDIYPLCIEALSSFLVGFHCEDVYVDYAQRSGISDTLCSYHKGFIGAALTGLLPKPKFMITSSMLCDANISTFRYLSWYHHIPMYSIDVPLEYSQQSVNYLEKQLREMVKMLEEATGKKMDEDKLKDVIKRENKIHAHMNRYIDALRYKCHPTTLTLEMYMLFINHTFMGTQPTLNFYEMLTNELDSFPHSRAKRVFWVHIVPFYPYALKQYFNYSHKYEILGLDLNFDYLEEMDYENPYRALARKMLLNNNNGPYQRKVDSIMSIVDRLQPDGIIHFCQWGCKQSVGGMMLLKKALDERGIPFLALDGDGADRRNHHEGQINTRLEAFLEMLDK; from the coding sequence ATGGATTTAGTAGATACCTATGCAAGATGGATAAAGAAGAATGTGGATAACCCAGAGATGGTCAGAAAGCTTATTATATTGGGTTTGAAGGCAGAGCATGCCTACTTTTCTCTATTTAGAGACAAGCAAGTGCCAAGGTCGTTTAACTACCTAAATAAGATAGGTGTGGAGTTTATATTAAATCCTTTGATATATAGAGATCAGTCAGCATGGGTCAATTTGTTTGCTCCCACCGAAATACTTCATGCTATGGACATATACCCTTTGTGTATAGAGGCACTTTCTTCTTTCCTTGTTGGTTTTCACTGTGAAGATGTATATGTAGACTATGCCCAACGGTCCGGGATATCCGATACCCTTTGTAGTTATCATAAGGGATTTATAGGAGCTGCTTTAACCGGCCTTTTACCTAAACCTAAGTTTATGATTACATCATCAATGCTGTGCGATGCCAATATAAGCACATTTAGATATCTTTCATGGTATCACCATATACCCATGTATTCCATAGATGTGCCGCTTGAATATAGCCAACAAAGTGTTAATTATTTGGAAAAACAGCTTAGGGAAATGGTGAAAATGCTGGAAGAGGCAACAGGTAAAAAGATGGATGAGGATAAACTGAAGGATGTAATAAAAAGGGAGAATAAGATTCACGCACATATGAATAGATATATTGATGCTTTGAGGTATAAATGCCATCCTACCACCTTGACGTTAGAGATGTATATGTTGTTTATCAATCATACATTTATGGGTACTCAACCAACATTGAATTTTTATGAGATGTTGACAAATGAGCTGGATAGCTTTCCCCACAGCAGAGCAAAGAGGGTATTTTGGGTGCACATCGTGCCTTTTTATCCATATGCATTAAAGCAGTATTTTAATTACAGCCATAAGTATGAAATTTTGGGACTTGACCTGAATTTTGATTATTTAGAGGAGATGGATTATGAAAACCCGTACAGGGCATTGGCCAGAAAAATGCTTCTTAATAATAACAATGGGCCTTATCAAAGGAAAGTGGACAGCATAATGAGCATAGTTGACAGGCTGCAACCTGACGGTATAATACATTTTTGTCAGTGGGGATGTAAGCAGTCTGTAGGAGGAATGATGCTGCTTAAAAAGGCACTGGATGAAAGGGGCATACCTTTTCTTGCTTTGGATGGCGATGGAGCGGATCGGCGCAACCATCATGAAGGACAGATAAATACCAGGCTGGAAGCTTTTTTGGAGATGTTAGATAAGTAA
- the thiC gene encoding phosphomethylpyrimidine synthase ThiC, with amino-acid sequence MNYTTQLDAAKKGIITEEMNVVAAKEDIEVDLLMSKIASGEVVIPANKNHEALSPEGVGAGLRTKINVNLGVSRDCNNVDAELEKAKKAIEMKAESIMDLSSYGKTFEFRNRLIGISTAMIGTVPVYDAVGYYDKDLKDITPSEFIKIVERHAQDGVDFMTIHAGINRETAEIFKRNERLLNIVSRGGSLLYTWMELNDNENPFYEYFDDILDICAEYDVTISLGDALRPGCISDSTDACQIKELITLGELAKRAYEKNVQVIIEGPGHMRLNEIEANVLLEKKLCHGAPFYVLGPIVTDIAPGYDHITSAIGGAIAAASGADFLCYVTPAEHLRLPTIEDMKEGIIASKIAAHAADLAKGIRNAEKWDNDMAYARKKLDWDEMFRLAIDPEKAQRYRSESLPHDSETCTMCGNMCAVRNMNRVIKGEDVSLL; translated from the coding sequence ATGAATTATACTACACAGTTAGACGCAGCAAAAAAAGGAATTATTACAGAAGAGATGAATGTTGTGGCAGCTAAAGAAGATATTGAAGTTGATTTATTGATGAGTAAGATAGCTTCTGGTGAAGTAGTTATACCTGCGAATAAAAACCATGAAGCACTTAGTCCAGAAGGTGTAGGGGCAGGCCTTAGAACAAAAATAAATGTAAACCTAGGTGTATCAAGGGACTGCAACAATGTAGATGCAGAATTAGAAAAGGCAAAAAAAGCAATAGAAATGAAAGCAGAGTCAATCATGGATTTAAGTTCATATGGTAAAACTTTTGAATTTAGAAACAGATTGATAGGTATTTCTACAGCCATGATAGGTACTGTTCCAGTATATGATGCTGTAGGATATTACGACAAAGATTTAAAAGACATAACTCCTTCAGAATTTATAAAAATCGTTGAAAGGCATGCACAAGATGGCGTTGATTTTATGACCATCCATGCAGGCATAAATAGAGAGACAGCGGAAATTTTTAAAAGAAATGAAAGACTTCTTAATATCGTTTCACGCGGAGGCTCTTTGTTATATACGTGGATGGAATTAAATGATAATGAAAATCCTTTTTATGAGTATTTTGATGATATTCTTGACATATGTGCTGAGTACGATGTAACCATAAGCCTTGGCGATGCATTAAGGCCAGGTTGTATAAGTGATTCGACAGATGCATGCCAAATAAAAGAGCTTATAACCCTGGGCGAACTTGCAAAAAGAGCTTATGAAAAGAATGTTCAAGTGATAATTGAGGGACCTGGTCATATGAGGCTAAATGAAATCGAAGCAAATGTTTTGCTGGAGAAAAAGCTATGTCATGGTGCGCCGTTTTATGTATTGGGACCAATCGTAACAGATATTGCCCCTGGATATGATCACATTACAAGTGCAATTGGCGGTGCCATTGCTGCAGCAAGTGGGGCGGATTTCCTGTGTTATGTTACACCTGCGGAACATCTGAGGCTTCCAACGATTGAAGATATGAAGGAAGGCATCATTGCTTCTAAAATAGCTGCCCATGCAGCAGATCTGGCAAAAGGTATACGCAATGCAGAAAAATGGGATAATGATATGGCTTATGCAAGAAAAAAGCTTGATTGGGATGAAATGTTTAGATTAGCAATAGATCCTGAAAAAGCACAGAGGTATAGAAGTGAATCTCTACCACATGACAGTGAAACATGTACAATGTGCGGAAATATGTGCGCTGTAAGAAACATGAATAGAGTTATTAAAGGAGAAGATGTAAGCTTGTTATAG
- a CDS encoding RNA-binding domain-containing protein: MEIFNVDELIRLIKKGEDSYTQFKSMINSPDALASEICAFANTDGGKIVVGVSDDGEIIGVSDINYLNQIISNVASQKIEPPISVLTQNIIFDDKLVVIIDVPKGDNKPYAANRTDYWIKVGADKRRATREELRRLMQSSGNIYADEMVVPNTSIEDIDMYAFRDFYEKEYGSAIEENGIPVERLLNNLKLMKDSSLTLAGLLLFGKRPERLKPQFIIKAVSFIGNDVSGTEYLDNENIEGTIFEQYKNTIAFLKRNLRKIQKGQNVNLQGIIEIPEIALEEAVINAIVHRDYFIESSIRVFVFDDRVEIISPGKLPNTANIENIKRGIQIARNPILLSYLPKLKIPYRGIGSGIRRMIAECSKAGIKEPEFIEDKEAELFKVIFYRP, translated from the coding sequence ATGGAAATTTTTAATGTTGATGAACTTATTAGACTGATTAAAAAAGGAGAAGATTCCTACACTCAATTTAAAAGCATGATAAATAGTCCGGATGCATTGGCATCTGAAATTTGTGCATTTGCAAATACTGATGGTGGAAAAATTGTTGTAGGTGTTTCGGATGATGGAGAAATTATCGGGGTTAGTGATATTAATTATTTAAATCAGATAATATCAAATGTTGCATCACAGAAAATTGAGCCTCCTATAAGTGTTCTGACTCAAAATATAATTTTTGATGATAAATTGGTTGTAATTATAGATGTGCCAAAAGGTGATAATAAACCTTATGCCGCAAATAGGACCGATTATTGGATAAAGGTTGGTGCTGACAAAAGAAGAGCAACAAGGGAAGAATTGAGACGGCTTATGCAATCATCCGGAAATATTTATGCAGATGAGATGGTAGTGCCCAATACTTCAATTGAAGATATTGATATGTATGCATTTAGGGATTTTTATGAAAAAGAATATGGCTCTGCAATTGAAGAAAATGGAATACCCGTGGAGCGGCTTTTAAATAATTTAAAACTCATGAAAGACAGCAGTTTGACATTGGCTGGATTATTATTGTTTGGCAAAAGGCCAGAACGCTTAAAACCGCAATTTATAATTAAAGCGGTAAGCTTTATAGGGAATGACGTAAGCGGAACTGAGTATCTTGACAATGAAAATATAGAAGGTACTATTTTTGAGCAGTATAAAAATACTATTGCCTTTTTAAAGAGAAATTTAAGAAAAATCCAGAAAGGACAGAATGTAAATCTGCAAGGAATAATAGAGATTCCCGAAATTGCTCTCGAAGAAGCAGTTATTAATGCAATTGTACACAGAGATTATTTTATCGAAAGCAGCATTAGAGTGTTTGTGTTTGATGACAGAGTAGAAATAATAAGTCCGGGTAAATTACCTAATACTGCAAACATAGAGAATATAAAAAGAGGAATACAGATTGCAAGGAATCCTATATTGCTATCATATTTGCCGAAATTAAAAATCCCATACAGAGGAATTGGCTCTGGCATAAGAAGAATGATTGCAGAATGTAGTAAAGCAGGTATCAAAGAACCTGAATTTATTGAAGATAAAGAAGCAGAATTATTTAAGGTTATATTTTACAGGCCGTAA
- a CDS encoding carboxymuconolactone decarboxylase family protein, with protein sequence MAIGVKLVSNEEASPEVKQLFEQIEKQMGFIPPTMRAMANKPEYLKLFLEKSRVVMGSGKIDGKTKLFVALTVSILNNCEMCITTYTNKLKEAGVTDEEIVELLSVIDLVGGLNHFNNGLVIKPTE encoded by the coding sequence ATGGCTATAGGGGTTAAATTAGTTAGCAATGAAGAGGCAAGTCCAGAAGTAAAGCAATTATTTGAGCAAATAGAAAAGCAGATGGGATTTATTCCTCCAACAATGCGTGCAATGGCAAATAAGCCAGAATATCTTAAACTCTTTCTTGAAAAATCACGTGTTGTAATGGGATCTGGCAAGATAGACGGAAAAACAAAGCTTTTTGTTGCATTGACCGTATCAATTTTAAATAATTGCGAGATGTGCATTACTACATACACCAACAAATTAAAAGAAGCGGGCGTAACTGATGAAGAAATAGTTGAGCTTTTATCAGTTATCGATCTAGTCGGTGGTTTAAACCACTTCAACAATGGACTTGTGATAAAACCAACCGAATAA
- the asrA gene encoding anaerobic sulfite reductase subunit AsrA — MGYLIENKDFDDILNVLKKDYKIYAPKRFEKRGRYSDTDLIRYDEIKSLKDIVYDEKSDFSPKEVIYPITQALFYFTEDEYRESKVFDKKILLFVRACDINGIKRLDTIFLQNGGTEDIYYKRLREKVKFVLMECKDGWDTCFCVSMNSNKTDDYSLAVRFNDDNIMIEVKDDEFLDIFKDKEEIDFKPEFVKSNPKVVHVPEIDNTELLKKVYDLDMWESFNSRCISCGACTAACITCSCFNTVDLIYSENANVGERRRVQASCMHKDFTEMAGGHVFRKTAGERMRFRTLHKVYDYKARFKTENMCVGCGRCDERCPELISFSTTINRLYDEVEKLKSGKGGSINE, encoded by the coding sequence TTGGGATATCTAATTGAGAATAAAGATTTTGACGATATTTTAAATGTGCTGAAAAAAGATTATAAAATTTATGCACCGAAGCGCTTTGAAAAGCGTGGCCGGTATTCTGACACAGATCTTATAAGATATGATGAGATAAAATCTTTGAAGGACATTGTATACGATGAAAAATCCGATTTTTCACCAAAAGAAGTTATATATCCAATAACACAAGCTTTGTTTTATTTCACAGAGGATGAGTACAGAGAAAGCAAGGTATTTGATAAAAAAATACTATTATTTGTAAGAGCTTGTGATATAAATGGCATAAAAAGACTTGATACGATTTTCCTTCAAAATGGTGGTACAGAAGATATTTATTACAAAAGACTCCGTGAAAAAGTAAAATTCGTTTTGATGGAATGTAAAGATGGCTGGGATACATGTTTCTGTGTTTCTATGAACTCCAATAAAACAGACGATTACAGTCTTGCAGTAAGGTTTAATGATGACAACATTATGATAGAAGTTAAAGATGACGAATTTTTAGATATATTTAAAGATAAGGAAGAAATAGATTTTAAGCCTGAATTCGTAAAATCAAATCCGAAGGTTGTCCATGTCCCAGAAATAGACAATACAGAACTACTCAAAAAAGTATATGATCTTGATATGTGGGAAAGCTTTAATTCCCGCTGTATAAGCTGCGGTGCTTGTACTGCTGCTTGCATAACATGTAGCTGTTTTAATACAGTAGATTTAATTTACAGTGAAAATGCAAATGTCGGCGAAAGAAGAAGAGTGCAGGCAAGCTGTATGCACAAGGATTTTACAGAGATGGCGGGTGGTCATGTATTTAGAAAAACTGCCGGTGAAAGGATGAGATTCCGTACACTTCATAAAGTATATGATTATAAAGCTCGCTTTAAAACGGAAAACATGTGTGTCGGTTGCGGTCGCTGTGATGAAAGATGTCCAGAGTTAATATCTTTTTCAACAACGATAAATCGCTTATACGATGAAGTTGAAAAGTTGAAGTCGGGTAAAGGAGGCAGCATAAATGAATAA
- the asrC gene encoding sulfite reductase subunit C, whose product MNYDIDVKKVRRNCYRQSKVRGEFMLQMRVPGGVMDAKYLSYVEHIAKTWGNGQFHLGVRQTLSIPGIKYENIDEVNKYIKTFIKEIEVELCGVDMEVDDNGYPTIGSRNIMACIGNKHCIKANIDTTSLARKIEKIVFPSDYHIKVSIAGCPNDCAKAHFNDFGIIGITKTEYDYDRCIGCKKCIEACKQHATGVLYMVNGKIEKDSCCCVGCGECALVCPTGAWSRNPKKFYRVLIGGRTGKQTPRMGKIFLNWVTEDVVLGILKNWQDFSAEVLNHKPVYLHGGHLIDRAGYNKFKELILKGVELNPEAMVADRIFWAETEYRSNINVKPVCEC is encoded by the coding sequence ATGAACTATGATATAGATGTAAAAAAAGTCCGCAGAAATTGTTACAGGCAATCGAAAGTCCGCGGTGAATTCATGCTGCAGATGCGCGTTCCAGGCGGTGTAATGGATGCTAAATATCTGTCATATGTAGAGCATATTGCAAAAACATGGGGGAATGGACAATTTCATCTTGGCGTTAGACAAACTTTATCAATTCCTGGAATAAAGTACGAAAATATCGATGAAGTCAATAAGTATATAAAGACGTTCATTAAAGAGATAGAAGTAGAGCTTTGTGGTGTTGACATGGAAGTAGATGACAATGGATATCCAACGATAGGTTCTAGAAACATCATGGCTTGCATAGGAAATAAACACTGCATAAAGGCAAATATCGACACAACATCACTTGCAAGGAAAATTGAAAAAATCGTCTTTCCAAGTGATTATCATATAAAAGTCAGCATAGCCGGATGTCCTAATGACTGTGCAAAGGCTCATTTCAACGATTTTGGAATTATCGGCATCACTAAAACAGAATATGATTATGATCGCTGTATAGGATGCAAGAAATGTATCGAGGCTTGTAAACAACATGCTACAGGTGTTTTATACATGGTAAATGGAAAAATCGAGAAAGATTCATGCTGTTGTGTTGGTTGTGGTGAGTGTGCACTTGTATGTCCTACAGGCGCTTGGTCTAGAAATCCTAAGAAATTCTACAGAGTCCTCATTGGTGGTAGAACCGGAAAACAGACACCTCGGATGGGAAAGATTTTCTTGAATTGGGTAACAGAAGATGTAGTGCTGGGCATACTTAAAAATTGGCAAGATTTCTCTGCGGAAGTATTGAATCATAAACCAGTATATCTCCATGGAGGTCACTTGATAGACAGAGCTGGATACAATAAATTTAAAGAGCTTATATTAAAGGGTGTAGAATTAAACCCTGAAGCTATGGTTGCAGATAGAATATTTTGGGCAGAAACTGAATACAGGTCAAATATAAATGTTAAGCCTGTTTGTGAATGTTAA
- the uxuA gene encoding mannonate dehydratase, which translates to MKMTFRWFGEKDDSVTLQQIRQIPGVYGIVGALYDVPVGEVWPIEKILDLKKKVESYGLELEVIESVNVHEDIKLGLPTRDRYIENYKETIKNLGKLGIKVVCYNFMPVFDWIRTNLNEKLPDGSYVMSYDEDMLRGKDPLKLIEDMDNGSNGFILPGWELDRLKELRMLFDMYKDVDEEKLFDNLKYFLENIMPTCEEYDVKMAIHPDDPPWSLFGLPRIVTCKENLERIVNLVDSPYNGLTLCSGSLGSNPKNNIPELVKHFGKMGRIHFGHVRNIKFTGDGKFYETSHLSSEGSFDMFEIMKAYYDIGFEGYIRPDHGRMIWGEKARPGYGLYDRALGVAYLNGLWEAIQKMS; encoded by the coding sequence ATGAAGATGACTTTCAGATGGTTTGGCGAAAAAGATGACAGTGTTACGCTTCAGCAGATTCGCCAAATACCAGGTGTTTATGGAATTGTAGGGGCTTTATACGATGTACCTGTTGGAGAAGTATGGCCGATTGAAAAAATTCTTGATTTGAAGAAAAAAGTTGAATCATATGGTCTAGAGTTGGAGGTTATAGAAAGTGTAAATGTTCACGAAGATATTAAGCTTGGACTTCCAACGAGAGATAGATACATTGAAAACTACAAGGAGACCATCAAGAATCTGGGCAAACTTGGTATTAAAGTTGTGTGCTACAACTTCATGCCTGTATTTGACTGGATAAGAACGAATTTAAATGAAAAATTGCCTGATGGTTCATATGTGATGTCTTACGATGAAGATATGTTAAGGGGGAAAGATCCGCTTAAGCTTATTGAAGACATGGATAATGGCTCAAATGGTTTTATACTACCTGGTTGGGAACTTGACCGCCTAAAAGAATTAAGAATGCTATTTGATATGTATAAGGATGTAGATGAGGAAAAATTATTTGATAATCTTAAGTACTTTTTAGAAAATATCATGCCTACATGTGAAGAATACGATGTAAAGATGGCTATACACCCAGATGATCCGCCATGGTCATTATTTGGACTGCCGAGGATTGTGACCTGCAAGGAGAACCTTGAAAGGATTGTAAACCTTGTAGATAGCCCGTATAATGGATTGACACTTTGCAGCGGTTCACTAGGCTCAAACCCTAAAAACAATATACCAGAGCTTGTAAAGCATTTTGGAAAGATGGGAAGAATCCATTTTGGCCATGTAAGGAATATAAAATTTACAGGTGATGGTAAGTTTTATGAGACATCACATCTATCAAGTGAAGGGTCATTTGATATGTTTGAGATAATGAAAGCTTACTATGATATAGGGTTTGAAGGATATATAAGGCCGGACCATGGAAGGATGATATGGGGTGAAAAAGCTAGACCAGGATATGGGCTTTATGACAGGGCCTTAGGTGTAGCATATTTAAATGGTTTATGGGAGGCAATTCAAAAGATGTCTTGA
- a CDS encoding GNAT family N-acetyltransferase: MNIKIREAELNDYKSISTLVKEVHSLHVKNRPDVYADVENPFTEERFNKILDDDKTKIFVAENSNNEIIAYSIIEIMIARNIPILKERKFVYIDDLCVSSNHRRKGVGRMLFKHIVDYAKKSGADALELTVWEFNSDAIKFYESLGMTTRNRRMELKI; this comes from the coding sequence GTGAACATAAAAATAAGAGAAGCAGAATTGAATGATTATAAATCAATAAGTACTCTTGTTAAAGAAGTACATAGTCTACATGTTAAAAATAGGCCGGATGTGTATGCGGATGTGGAGAATCCTTTTACGGAAGAAAGATTTAATAAGATATTAGATGACGATAAAACAAAGATTTTTGTCGCTGAAAATAGTAATAATGAAATAATCGCTTACAGCATTATAGAAATAATGATTGCGAGAAATATTCCAATTCTTAAAGAGAGAAAATTTGTCTATATAGATGATTTATGTGTTAGCTCAAATCATAGAAGAAAAGGCGTGGGGAGAATGTTATTTAAGCATATTGTTGATTATGCAAAAAAATCAGGTGCAGATGCTCTTGAATTAACTGTATGGGAGTTCAACAGCGATGCGATAAAGTTTTACGAAAGTTTAGGTATGACGACAAGAAATAGAAGAATGGAATTGAAGATTTAA
- a CDS encoding YdcF family protein, with the protein MKLLIKITALLITFIVLLNIIAELQVITFAYNAKPVKSDAIIVLGCAVYEKNPSPFFKERLNEAIKLYKEGLGKYIIVSGGEGPGEDISEAEAGKEYLLKNGIPDNTILKDDKSYSTLQNLKNSKKIMDEKSLKTAIIVSNKFHLKRASIIAKEAGINASYSGVFVKRYFYEEVYGFLREAPALLYMYLRTLANI; encoded by the coding sequence ATGAAACTTCTTATAAAAATTACTGCATTGCTAATAACTTTTATCGTGCTTTTAAATATCATAGCAGAGTTACAGGTGATCACATTTGCATATAATGCAAAACCGGTAAAATCTGATGCTATTATTGTCCTCGGCTGTGCAGTTTACGAGAAAAATCCGAGTCCTTTTTTTAAGGAAAGGTTAAATGAAGCTATAAAACTTTATAAAGAGGGACTTGGTAAGTACATTATTGTATCTGGCGGTGAAGGACCTGGTGAGGATATATCTGAGGCAGAAGCGGGGAAGGAATATCTTTTGAAAAATGGTATACCTGATAATACTATATTAAAAGACGACAAGTCGTATTCAACGTTGCAAAACCTCAAAAATTCTAAGAAAATTATGGATGAAAAATCGCTAAAGACAGCAATAATTGTATCAAACAAATTTCACCTGAAAAGGGCAAGCATAATAGCGAAAGAAGCAGGCATAAATGCAAGCTATTCAGGAGTATTTGTAAAAAGGTATTTTTATGAAGAAGTATACGGCTTTTTACGGGAAGCACCTGCATTATTGTATATGTATTTGAGAACTTTAGCTAATATTTGA
- a CDS encoding nucleotidyltransferase family protein, whose product MPLSDQERKNIRETWRIKVKKDREIETYRKKEAFDRVYKIAKILKEKYFVDKVILYGSLARDDRFYNLSDIDIFIDGWDDSKFNYWTMLIDVENVAKPYKISIVTQKEAYKSLLNEILREGKIIE is encoded by the coding sequence GTGCCGCTTTCGGATCAAGAGAGAAAAAATATACGTGAAACATGGCGTATAAAAGTCAAGAAAGATAGAGAAATAGAAACGTATAGAAAAAAAGAAGCTTTTGATAGAGTATATAAAATTGCAAAGATATTAAAAGAAAAGTATTTTGTTGATAAGGTTATATTGTATGGTTCACTTGCAAGAGATGACCGTTTTTATAATCTATCTGATATTGATATTTTTATTGATGGATGGGATGATAGTAAATTTAACTATTGGACAATGTTGATTGATGTTGAAAATGTTGCAAAGCCTTATAAAATAAGCATAGTTACGCAAAAAGAAGCTTATAAATCTCTGCTAAATGAAATATTAAGAGAAGGGAAGATTATAGAGTGA
- a CDS encoding ferritin family protein, which translates to MPGFGTPFAGLANKNKITHEELIRAIRFMVAAEYEAIQLYMQLAESTDNKLAKDVLVDIANEERVHAGEFLRLLKELSPDEEKLYEEGAKEVEEMIEKNNK; encoded by the coding sequence ATGCCTGGTTTTGGTACTCCATTTGCTGGGCTTGCAAATAAAAACAAGATTACACATGAGGAGCTTATAAGAGCTATACGATTTATGGTGGCGGCAGAGTATGAGGCTATACAGTTATACATGCAGCTAGCAGAGTCAACAGATAACAAATTAGCAAAAGACGTTTTAGTAGATATAGCAAACGAAGAAAGAGTGCATGCTGGAGAATTTTTGAGGCTTTTGAAGGAATTATCTCCAGACGAAGAAAAGCTGTATGAAGAAGGAGCAAAGGAAGTAGAAGAAATGATTGAAAAAAACAACAAATAG